The Flammeovirgaceae bacterium genome contains a region encoding:
- a CDS encoding ATP-binding protein: protein MPELFSKSKLMGTFKGFSERGFEFAAEIVTPYNSEMQDRPQLGQFLLIQLATPEEASLGRITKFVPSGLLASAEGEDYINTMQEREQDVPEDLKKQKLKYKVQIKLLGAVKNIKVRETIEGREREVEKIIFVPSQRRLPHLGAKVALPSDSVLRELCQLSGGTTDLGDYVLGEFVFSGRTSSPESMLRQINPELKVTFNINNLVSKRSVVFARAGYGKSNLIKYLISELYRGGIPQTQNRHNAGVLIFDADGEYFWPNISNNRPGLCDVPQLRDRIIVFTNRTGINPYYQSWKAGEVRLDIRELPARDVIGIAISSERQDNQNVIKLKSLNDTNWRLLVDLIARDGLGAADAEVGRLLGYQGQQIQNASAEINAAKSNMFNVVRHLHDPHSTLINGTLEALRNGFVVVVDISMLSSTAGYNIAGLLMRRIFSFNQENFTGTTAPIPVISIIEEAQSVLGRSLEESSPFVEWVKEGRKYDLGAILVTQQPGSMAPELLSQADNWFCFHLLSEGDAGTLGKYNSHYSHDILAHLIGEPIQGNCYMWSAPKQPFVLPVRIRSFEELYIPEIRQDETEAAYGNSPAIEIRNRATQVFNELATSLRQKLGQKTLNTHYFEDNTLKGIYVGQLFRIIEEILNELGTEVFYDANQLKPILLARMFEIDVDELTTHRHENREYLCCQAELWHNIQL from the coding sequence ATGCCTGAATTATTCTCAAAGTCAAAATTAATGGGAACCTTCAAAGGGTTCAGTGAAAGAGGCTTCGAATTTGCAGCAGAAATTGTTACACCTTATAATTCTGAAATGCAAGACAGACCTCAACTTGGTCAGTTCTTACTAATTCAACTTGCAACCCCAGAAGAAGCTTCTCTGGGACGCATTACAAAGTTTGTTCCTTCAGGACTTTTAGCCTCAGCTGAAGGTGAAGATTACATTAATACAATGCAGGAAAGAGAGCAGGATGTTCCAGAAGACTTAAAAAAGCAGAAACTCAAATACAAAGTTCAAATAAAACTACTTGGTGCAGTAAAAAACATCAAAGTCAGAGAGACCATTGAAGGGAGAGAAAGGGAGGTTGAGAAAATCATATTTGTTCCATCTCAAAGGAGATTACCCCATTTAGGGGCCAAAGTTGCGCTCCCAAGTGACAGTGTACTTCGAGAGCTCTGTCAATTAAGTGGAGGAACAACTGACCTAGGAGATTATGTTCTTGGAGAATTCGTCTTTTCGGGAAGGACATCATCCCCTGAATCTATGTTAAGGCAAATTAACCCTGAGTTGAAAGTAACTTTTAACATAAACAACCTTGTTTCCAAAAGGTCAGTTGTTTTCGCGCGAGCTGGTTATGGGAAATCAAACCTAATAAAATATTTAATTTCTGAACTTTATCGTGGTGGTATTCCACAAACTCAAAATAGGCATAATGCAGGGGTGTTGATATTTGATGCTGACGGTGAATATTTTTGGCCTAATATAAGCAACAATAGACCTGGCTTATGTGACGTTCCACAACTGAGGGATAGAATAATAGTATTTACAAATAGAACCGGAATTAATCCATATTATCAAAGTTGGAAAGCTGGAGAAGTTAGATTGGACATAAGAGAACTTCCCGCCAGAGATGTTATCGGAATTGCAATATCATCAGAAAGACAAGACAACCAGAACGTTATTAAATTAAAATCTCTTAATGATACAAATTGGAGATTACTTGTTGACTTGATAGCTAGAGACGGACTTGGCGCAGCTGATGCAGAAGTTGGGAGACTTCTTGGCTATCAGGGACAACAAATTCAAAATGCCTCAGCAGAAATAAATGCTGCCAAAAGCAACATGTTTAATGTAGTTCGCCACTTACATGACCCTCACAGTACACTAATTAATGGCACACTTGAAGCTTTACGAAACGGTTTTGTTGTTGTAGTTGACATTAGTATGTTAAGTTCAACCGCTGGATACAACATTGCAGGGCTCTTAATGCGCAGAATTTTCTCATTTAATCAAGAAAACTTCACAGGAACAACAGCACCAATTCCTGTGATTTCAATTATTGAGGAAGCTCAAAGCGTTTTAGGTAGAAGTCTTGAAGAATCAAGCCCATTTGTTGAGTGGGTAAAGGAAGGAAGAAAATACGACTTAGGTGCAATTCTCGTTACTCAACAACCGGGCTCGATGGCTCCTGAACTCCTTAGTCAAGCTGATAATTGGTTCTGCTTCCATTTATTGTCAGAGGGTGACGCTGGAACACTTGGTAAATACAATTCTCACTATTCCCATGATATACTTGCACATTTAATAGGTGAACCGATTCAAGGAAATTGTTATATGTGGAGTGCTCCAAAGCAGCCGTTTGTATTACCTGTCCGAATCAGAAGTTTTGAAGAATTGTATATACCAGAAATAAGACAAGACGAAACAGAGGCCGCATATGGAAATTCACCCGCAATTGAAATTCGAAATCGAGCAACTCAAGTATTCAATGAATTGGCCACTTCACTTAGGCAAAAACTAGGTCAAAAAACCTTAAATACTCATTACTTTGAAGACAATACATTGAAAGGTATTTATGTAGGTCAGCTTTTCAGAATAATTGAAGAAATCTTAAATGAATTAGGGACGGAGGTATTCTATGATGCTAATCAACTAAAACCAATATTACTTGCAAGAATGTTTGAAATTGATGTGGACGAATTAACAACACATCGACATGAAAATCGAGAATATTTGTGTTGCCAAGCTGAACTTTGGCACAACATTCAACTTTGA